The following is a genomic window from Falco cherrug isolate bFalChe1 chromosome 9, bFalChe1.pri, whole genome shotgun sequence.
TGATCCACTGTGGCTCCTGGACTGTCTGGCTGGGTCAGCCTGGGCTTTTGGTGGAGGTTGTGTGGATTGGGAGAAGCAGGCAATATCTTTAGCAGTAGCCCTCGCATCTGGGCAAGAAGCAGCGGGAGTTGAAGGGTTCCTTGGATCAAAAAGTGAAGGCCTTTCTCACAAAGGGTGGGGGATCTTGGAGCAGTGGCAGAGATGAAGAGGGGTCTCTTTATGGGAGAGTTGGAAGGGCAAGATTGAGCTTGGCAgtctcttaatttcttttttctttccatttttttctcatttcagttctTCTTGAGTCACTGAACAAGAATGAGCAGTCGGCCAGTGGCCAGTCCCAATCCAGGGAGTCCACAAACCCTCAGTTCAAGAAAATGAGCGGAGACTTCCCGTCGGCCAACGGAGAGGCTGGTGGGGAGGCCCCCAAGGGCTACACTCAGGACCAGGTGGATGCAGTGAAGAGGTGTGTGCGCAGCTGTCGGTGGCCTCAACCCGTAGTTTGTTTGAGTTTATCGTGTGATGCCAGTCTGTTTTCCACAGTGTTTTAAAGATTTCAGCTTTGAACCATATTGAGTTGGCTTTAACTGGCTGGGTGTTAAAAGCATACCTGGATAGAGGATTTATAGCTACCGCTGccctgggaggcagctgggttGGGTCTGCAAGGAATGAGATTTTCCCCCAAAGGCATGCATGAGGGCTAGAACAGTAGGCATGTAGGCCTCTTCCTGGCTGAGTTCCAAAGAGGCAGTTTGGACACATTTATCTCATGAACTTCACGTTAACGTTTGCCTTTGTGTTATTCAGTAATGCTGGGAAGAAATCCCATGTGCTCCTGAGACCCTGTAGGTGGAAGTCATGGCTCATAGCTTGCAGTAGGCAGCTCTTCTGCTCTAAGGTCTGGTCCAGTAGCAAGTAACAGGGCATatccctcttcctctctcctgaTGATACTCTGCTCGTGGTCTCTATGAGAGCGTGATAAAGCCACTGCAGGACGCTTCACTCTGTTAGCATGATATGTTCCTGAAGCCTCTGCTGGAAAGTCCCAGGACATGTTTATTCAGTCACCTAACTTTCCAACCACTGTTTCAGTCggttctttcttcctttctactATTTGCAAATACTGGAAGCTGAAGGACTGAACTGCAGGCAGAGTCACTTTGTAAACTTTGTTTAAGGTTGTGGGCATGGCCTGAATTGCGCAAAACTGTGCTGGCTAATGGACTTACGGGGACTCTTATTACGTCACCCATTTCTCCAAAACCCCAGCCTGCCGTATTCTGTCTCATTAAGGTCATGTGATAAGGAGAAACCATTGCTGGGCTGTGCGTGTACCCAGAACAAACAGGGCTGTGCACACAGGCCTGGGCAGctccctctttcttcctctaGAATTCAGCTGATGTTATTTTTAGGTCTGTGAATTAACTGAGActgaggagagggaggaaaaaagccagtAGCCCAGCTATCCTTTAGATCCTGGCCTGCTGTTTGTAGTCCCTCCCAAACAGCCTCCAGACCCTGAGAATGATGAATCTGAAGCTTATTTGCCAATGACATTCCTTTGCAGGTGATAGCATTGCCTGAGGAGAGGCCTTACTACCTCTACTGGCTTGACTTGTTAGGTGAGAGTGTTTGTGTGCTACTAATGCAGGCACAGTGGGAATGAGTCTGTGAAAAAAACTGGGTCACTCTGAGGAATTAGAGCTGAGTAAACCAGAGGTCACTGAACAACATTGATCGAAACCATGGTGCCTGAGATGTTGCAAAGTTGTATTCAATGCAAAGtgcttttcacagctgaaacaaaCTGTCCCgtgttttctcctctctctACTGGCAGGGTAAAGCAATGCAAAGATTACTATGAAATTCTAGGAGTAAACAGAGAAGCTTCTGATGAGGACCTGAAAAAGGCTTACCGGAAACTTGCGCTGAAGTTTCACCCCGATAAGAACCATGCACCAGGGGCTACTGAGGCATTTAAAGGTAAAGAACATCTCCAGTATTGTGATCTGCCCTCAGGTATCAGGCGatggtgctgagctgggctAGCAAGGACTCCTAAAAGCAACCTCATGAGTCGGGTAGAGTGAACATAAAGCTCTTCTTTGTAAAGTTGTCTTTCTTCTAAGCTGGTTGTATTACGAGCAAAGTATaagcttaaaataataaaatgtcaatatatatatatattatatttttatataatatgaataataaaaatttaaaaattaaatataaataaaaatgataaataataaaataataatttaaaaaaaccaggTTGGCACACGTAGGTTCCACCTCTGCTAGTTGGACAAGGAGAagccttccttccctttctcctagCAGCTCTTCCCGTGTGttgctccagcctcctgccatGCTGCTCAGGAGAAAATTCCCTCAGGATGTTAACTATCCTCTTTTttggggagatgcaggagcatTCACCTAGCAGGGAGAAGCTGCGagtcctgcagccagctggcacagggcaggtgCTGGGACGCACCCCTGTCTACAGGCAAATCCAGTAGAGACCCACTAAGTTGTGCAGTGCCAGAGACAGCTGTTGGGTTCACAAATCCCTTGAGAGAAACGTTGCAGGGCAGGCCCAATGGCAGGAAACCCATCTTCAGAACTGGTATTTAGACTCTTACACTCGTTGAGCGTTTGAGGCAGTTGATAAGCCTTCAGATTTCTAAGCAAGCACACAGCACCTGACCACCGTGAGAGGCTATGGATGGAATTGCTGGATAGAAACCCCAGGTGAAAATTTCTAGGGTGAAACTGCACCAGCCGTACATCTGAGCCCAGCCAGAGCTCAAAAAAGGTCACCGTGAGCTTCAGTTCTGCTGCAGACATCCCAGTTCTCAGAGCCTCTCTACAAATGCAGCAGGGATGTTTTGTGAGTGATAAGATACCCTAAAACCGGAGTAATTTTCCAAAGAGAAATGGTGTTGCTTGGAACGTGTAACCTGATTTACCCTTGCAGGCTGTAGAATTTTGATTATTACTGTTGAGCTGAATGCAGAACACCTTGATGCCAGCTGTACAGCACTGTTATGCCATTAAAATAGTGTGTTCTGATTCTGGCCATCTTGGGAGTGAAACACAAGAGACtactgctggagcagggagcaagGCTAGCCTGGTGTGAGTGTATTGATACAGTATTCGGGTAAGCTTCTAGGAGACCTGAATTCAGCAGTAAAAGTCTTATGTAAGGTTTGTTCAAGTCTTTCAAGGCTTAAATCCATAACTGATAAGTGTGTTGCTGTTAGCAAATAATGAGCTGACCCCCAGCTACTTGGGAGAGCGTGTTTTAGTATGGGGGCCAGATTAAAGAGCGAGCATCTGCAGACATCTATCTATGCCGCATGTGCTGCTCGATAGTTTATCCTTCAATCCTTGCTAAGTGGCGAAAGGCAGGTTTCTTCACCTGTAATCTTAAATAATGATGTTTGCCGAAGCCTTTGTCAAGAGTTACGTGCCAGGAGTCGTGTGTTAAGCAAGGTGCCCTTTATCCTCCGCTGCAGAGCTATCTACTCTCAGGTTATCTCTCCTCCAAGCCTTGCCTCATTGGCTCCCCTGTCCCTCAGCTGAGCTCCTAGGTTGCAGGGCTCGCTGAAGTCCAGCTGTTTGGTTCCAGAGGGTGAAGGGGGAAATGTGCACTGCTATGAGGattttagttaattttttcttaCGTTGATGTATTAGCTGAAGTCTTGGCATTTGTCTTCTCAGTGACAGCTGATAAAGCATTACATCTTGTCCTGAGACCTTGTCTCAGTCTGTAGTTACAGTTGCCTGCAGTCTGTCTTGTGGCAGATTTGCATTGCTACCTTTGGCTGACGTTGGAAAAAGAGTTGAACCTGGCTACTTCGAGCTACAATCCTGATTTGGAAGTAAgtgtttcttgggttttgtcaGCAGGAAAGTCAGACAATGAACACAACCCTGAACCGCTCCGTTTTCATTTCTTAACTGCACAGTTTGAAGGAACAAGCTGATATGCTGAGAGTCAGTCCTTTTCGTCCAGCTTCCTTGCCTGGTTGTAGAAATGTTTGCTCTGTGTGCACTAATTATAACCAAGAAGGAGAACAAGTGTGTTGACATTACATCCTCCATGCTCCAAATCTCTAGTCCAAGAAGAAACCGTACACCTCGATCTGACTAGTGGGAAAATGTTGAATCTTGGAGTTAATCTTCTCCAAAGGGCATGTATCTCCCTTTTCTATCACTTCTGCCCCTGCCTTTTATACACCAGGCAACTACGGCCATGAACATTTTTGCTTCCTTGCGAcccagagaggagagaggacagGCTCTGCAGTCATGTCAGGAGGCTCTTGGGTAGGTTGGTACGGAGGGGAAGTGGTAAGCTGCAACGTGTCGAGAGAGAAGTACAGAAATAGGAGGGTGACAGGCAGATGTTTCGGTAGAAAGGCTCAGACAtgctgaggttggaaggagAGTGACCTGGGGAACTGGCAGGGGTTTAGTCCCAGTACATTTCCACCGTCACAGACACTGGTTAACAGTCCTTGTAATTACGCACCTTACTTCTGGCATCTGGAGATTTTGAAACTCATAGCTGACAGACACAAATTCTAGCCATTTCCTTACTAGCTTTTATGGGAGGTTTTGAAGTCTCTTTCAGTGATCTAGCTCGTATGTAAATTCTTTGCAGTTCTGGTTTGAGGCTATGATATCAAATTCCCTTAGTGCCACTTTCGAATAAAATTTGTCAactaaaattgtattttcctaTACAGCTGCTTACGGCTAAAGGATTTGGGCATTAGTTGTTCAAAAGAAGTAAGTTTAATTAAGTGAAAAGTGTAGCTGCTCTACTACCAGTATTTTCTTCACAATTCATAGTTTCATTCGTCTGGGAGGGTTTCTCTAGGGACATATACCGAATTCATACCAGTCGTATCATAACTTCTTTATTTGAATTAATTGAGTCCTTGGTGTGGTTTCCGTCTGTCTGTGTTCGCCAGAGAAGTGGTACTACTACTGCACCGCTGAAGTAGCCTGTTGGAAAGACATGGGTAGTTGAGAATCTCATTTGTGTAATGAAAAAGGCAAGTCCTGGCAGTTGGCAGAGCTAAATGTATTATTTGTAGAAGAAAGAAACTAATTGCTTCCTTATTGTCAATATTTCAGCCATTGGCAATGCGTACGCAGTATTGAGCAACCCAGAGAAGAGGAAGCAATATGACCAGTTTGGCGACGAGAAACTCAACCCTGCTCGGCACGGACACAGTCACTCGGACTTCCACCGCGGGTTTGAGGCAGACATCTCCCCCGAGGACCTCTTCAAcatgttttttggtggtggttttccTTCTAGTAAGCACGTTAAACCTTAATCTCTTGAATGGGACACAATCCTTTTCACAGAGCAACAATGCAGTAGTGATTTATTTGGCCGTGCAAAGAGTGCTGAGTTTGACGAGAGAGAGTTCTCCTTCACACATGACCTAAACTCGTAGAGTTTTCTAAATTGTTCAGAGGGGTACTTGGAGAACTCGGCATCCAGCAGGTAATACCATCAGAGCTGGACTTCTTCCCAACTTCAGGTATTTGTTTGCATGCTTGCAGCATTAGCTGTTATTAGGTTGGGTTGAACATTAGaacaaaaaattacttgttttaagGCTAGTTGtaaaaataatcctattttGAAGAAGGCTTTTCTGCCTGGTGGTTTTAGAAGGTAAATCTTCTCATCAGAACAAACTGTGGTAACGCTTGGGTCTTATTCTGGATCTGGATCTGCTCTGCCACGGAGCTGAAACAGTTTCTCTGAGATCGCTGTCCACTTCCTTCTTTCCACTGTGTCccataaaaaaagaggaaagtgcTATTTCTAGAGCGTAATTTAAACCTcttgaaaattaaatctgtCTCCTGCCTATCAACAGTGCTGATCATGGCTTGGGTAGCAGGAAAGAACTGAGTGACCGCCCCTTCACTTGATCAGCTCCGATCAAAAAGACACAGATCAATGTAAGGATAAGGGTATTTTAGAAGACTCTCTTGTATTTGCTATAGTCATATTTGACTGGCAGTGGAGACAGTGGTTACTTGACCTCTGTGGACCagcttggaaaaataaatatttctgtttcagttgaGAAGATTTACTCTGGTAGCTCTTTCCTGTCTGGTATGTAAGAATTAACACACTAACACCAAGTACTTACAAAGGCATCTGGAAGCCTTTTGCAGCATTCATGTTCTGCCTGTTAGAGAGGCAAAGCTACTCCAGTAAAAACAGCAGGTTGCTATTTTagttcagtcttttttttcctttcctcgCTGTCCCAAGAGAATTCAGGACTGCGTTCTCAGACAGTCTCCCTTTTCAGCTGTAGTTTTGCCACTTAAAACAAGATATGGAAGAGCCCTGTTTCTAGGGTGGAAAAACtaccaaaattatttctttttgtaatcGGTTTTAATCTAAAGTAAATTCAATTAGAAGTGAGGAGGCCTGTACAAGATACTCTCTCTACatagctgaccctgctctgagcaggaggttggaacTCCTGAGGTCACATCCAGCCTGAATATTCATATGGTCCTACAGAATCCTATAGGTGGATCTCTGTGCCTACCACCAGCTTGCCTTCAGACCTGTCTGCTCAGTGTACCTTAGGAATACTCCTTTTTCAGCTGTGGCTTATGTAACTCATTTTGTAAGTGTTGGCTTCAGGTGgcaaatagatttatttttttttattaattcttttatCAGTCTCCTGTGGAGTCCCATATCTGTCTTGCCCTAAAGCTACAGCCATCTCTGTCAAGACAGCATGATGGAGTGAGTGGCTTGAGTCAGGGGCTTCAGCCATGTGAACTGCTGACCAAAACCATGGACGTGTACCTTGTGCACTGGGACATACGCAGGGGTCTCAGGAACAGCCCAGGTCTGTCAAATCGCTACTTCCCTGAGacatcccagctccagcctggaaGCAGCTCAGCCAGGCAGATGTGCTGTCCTTCTTCCTGCGCTGAGCTGGCTGGCACGCTGCTGCCTGCGTGAAGTAGGCTGAGCTGAGAGCGGTGGCAATGGCAAACGAGACCTAAGTGCGAGCACAGCGTGGATTCCTGTACAATCTCTGTGTCCTTATATCTTTGCTCAGTGTGGCCTGAACCAAAGAAACAGATCAAGCCCATTCTGACAATGTTCTAAGTCAAAATTCCTGAAATTGCTGTTGTTGGCACCCAGGCTACTTTTTCCTACTGTGTTTTTTATCGGTGGGGCTGACATGGAACATGGCCGctttttgtggttcctttccTGGCCAGCCAGCACCGTCTTACGTACTCTGACCTTTTGTataacagttttcttttgcCTATAGGTAACGTTCACGTATACAGCAATGGCAGGATGCGATATACTTACCATCAGAGGCAGGACAGACGAGAACATCAGGGTGATGTAAGTGGAGAACAGGCGGGGGGCTGGGAGTCCAGAGGTTTTTCCAATACACGAATTGTGAGCTGGTTGGTATGGCTGTCTTGTGAAACAGTCCTGCTTGTTTCCACCCCACTGAACAGAAAAAGTTGGAGTCATGGGAATTGAGCTGCCTTCAGAATTTACACCCAGTTGCAGTTCAGTGTACTGCAGGTTGTTCTCTCAGGACTCTCATAGCTGTCATCCAGTGGGGAAAACACTGGTGTGTCTTGAAACAGTGCTGCCTTGAAATAAGATGGCACCAGTAAAGTGTACCTGTCTTTACCACAGAATAAGCATTTCCTTTGTGatttaattctgtaatttaaaaagggaaaaccacTTTTCAGATAATGTGCATATTTGTAGTTCCAAATAGATAATTCCAGTACTGAAGATGCGGTGTTTCTAATCTGTGATGCTTAATTAGGCAAGGAAGACACTTTATAGCATGagctatttttatgttttcccaTCACAGAAAATCTAAGTATATCTCCAGCACTCCTCTGGTCTATAGAAGTGAGAATGACGGACTTACTATTTAAGAGACCAGGGTTATGTAttgaaaattactattttctggagataaccaattatatttttaaaaataaaccagaagaacttcattaatattttctctcaAGCTTAAAGGGGAAAATGCACTTTGCTGGAACTGGAGGAAGCGCAGGAGGCGAGGTAGAGAGGGAATTGCTTTCATCTGACACTGAAGAGGGGAGAAGGCTTTCCATAAAACCAGTTCTGCTCACTAGCACAAGCAAGGCAGAAAGCACATATACTCTAGAAAAACAAGTATGGGCATGAGGCTTTTGAAATTCACTCACAAGGTTCCCCGCTGCCCTTTGTCACACCTGGAGAAGGGGCAGTGGGTTTGGACCTTCAGAGTCACACCGCCCTTTCGGGAGGGAAACTGTAGGCTGCTGGGTTCCCCCCAGTTATATTGGGGTGCCTCCTAAGCCAAATGCCCACAAAAAGCAGGAGAATCAAGCTTGTGTTACTGCCGGGAGGGAGAGTGATGCTGTGGGATCCTTGCGTACAAGTGTATGGGTGGCACTCcactgtgtgtttctgttccttcagGGTGGCCTTGGGTTGTTTGTCCAGCTGATGCCTATCCTCATCCTGATCATTGTGTCTGCTCTCAGCCAGATGATGGTCTCCAGCCCACCGTACAGTTTGAGCCAGAGGCCGTTAGTACCTGTTACTCTAAAATTTGtccagctggggtgggggttgggttCTGGAGGGCAGGGTTGCGTGATGGGGTAGGGATCTAGGCTATCTGTTTTTCCTGTcgttttggttttgggtttttttttgctatttctcATCACACCATTGCTCTTGCTGCAAGATATTTCACACATCAGTGAAGGTCCCCTGATTCACAAACAGGTCTCGAGATGGAAGGTGTGGGCCAAGTTGGAGGGTGCTCACTTGCCTAAGGGAGGATATTCTTTGACAGAGACTTATTGCAGCCCGTACCCACAGCTGGGTGTATCTGTCCTAGAAAGGGACAGATGAAAAGACCCTGAGAGACTGTAGCCCGGGACTGAGATCCCATATGCAGAAATGAACTGAGATGCAGAGTTAAAAGTGGGgtgtgaaaaacaaaagccagatCTGTTCTTCATGAAAGCCTCCGTTTATGACTaacacaaagcagcagaggaagagaagaaggaaTAAAAGACACTCCTGTAGACTAAAAGACACTCCCAGAGAAATCCCCTGGTTTTGAACTGTAATCTTGCCATGAAATAGCTACGGCCAGGCATTTACTATGCAAAAGTGAAACTGTTTCATTCTAGATCCTGTGGAAATGCCCTGATCTGCTCATTTGGCTGACAAATGAAGtgactcttcttttcttaattcACAGTGCCaacaaagaatgagaaaacaggCTTGATTTCTGGCTGCTTGCATCATTCTTGTCAACAGCTTAATGAATTTTCAGTGGGAGTTCCTTATGTGCATTTAAAGAGGGTAGACTCGGTTACAGCCAGTGGTC
Proteins encoded in this region:
- the DNAJB12 gene encoding dnaJ homolog subfamily B member 12 isoform X1, whose amino-acid sequence is MESNRDEAERCIGIALAAAKANQPDKARRFLEKAQRLYPSPRVRVLLESLNKNEQSASGQSQSRESTNPQFKKMSGDFPSANGEAGGEAPKGYTQDQVDAVKRVKQCKDYYEILGVNREASDEDLKKAYRKLALKFHPDKNHAPGATEAFKAIGNAYAVLSNPEKRKQYDQFGDEKLNPARHGHSHSDFHRGFEADISPEDLFNMFFGGGFPSSNVHVYSNGRMRYTYHQRQDRREHQGDGGLGLFVQLMPILILIIVSALSQMMVSSPPYSLSQRPSVGHIHRRVTEHLKVGYYVSENFADEYTGTNLKNVERSVEDDYIANLRNNCWKEKQQKEGLLYRARYFGDSDLYQRAQRMGTPSCSRLSDVQASLHG
- the DNAJB12 gene encoding dnaJ homolog subfamily B member 12 isoform X2, which gives rise to MSGDFPSANGEAGGEAPKGYTQDQVDAVKRVKQCKDYYEILGVNREASDEDLKKAYRKLALKFHPDKNHAPGATEAFKAIGNAYAVLSNPEKRKQYDQFGDEKLNPARHGHSHSDFHRGFEADISPEDLFNMFFGGGFPSSNVHVYSNGRMRYTYHQRQDRREHQGDGGLGLFVQLMPILILIIVSALSQMMVSSPPYSLSQRPSVGHIHRRVTEHLKVGYYVSENFADEYTGTNLKNVERSVEDDYIANLRNNCWKEKQQKEGLLYRARYFGDSDLYQRAQRMGTPSCSRLSDVQASLHG